From a single Nissabacter sp. SGAir0207 genomic region:
- the ulaB gene encoding PTS ascorbate transporter subunit IIB yields the protein MTVRILAVCGNGQGSSMIMKLKVGQFLTQQGVNHSVNSCAVGEYKSELGSADIIIASTHVADEITVSGNKYVVGVRNMLSAEDFGPKLMAVIGEHFPADLA from the coding sequence ATGACAGTACGCATTCTGGCAGTGTGTGGTAACGGGCAGGGTAGCTCGATGATCATGAAGCTCAAGGTTGGGCAGTTCCTGACGCAGCAAGGGGTGAACCATAGCGTCAACAGTTGCGCGGTCGGCGAGTACAAATCGGAGCTGGGCAGCGCGGACATCATCATCGCCTCCACCCACGTGGCGGATGAGATCACCGTCAGCGGCAACAAATATGTGGTGGGGGTACGCAACATGCTTTCTGCCGAGGATTTTGGGCCGAAGTTGATGGCGGTGATTGGTGAACACTTCCCGGCCGATTTGGCGTGA
- the ulaC gene encoding PTS ascorbate transporter subunit IIA: MKLRDSLAENHSIALQAEAATWQEAVKIGVDLLVRAEVVEPHYYQAILDGVARFGPYFVIAPGLAMPHGRPEEGVKRTGFALVTLKTPLVFNHEENDPVDILITLAAVNAQTHQEVGIMQVVNLFEDEANFDRLRACRTEEDVLALIDETSAAAAAR, encoded by the coding sequence ATGAAACTGCGAGATTCCTTGGCGGAGAACCACTCCATCGCCTTACAGGCGGAGGCGGCCACCTGGCAGGAGGCGGTAAAAATCGGCGTGGATCTGCTGGTGCGCGCCGAGGTGGTAGAGCCGCACTACTATCAGGCGATTTTGGACGGCGTGGCGCGGTTCGGCCCCTACTTTGTGATTGCCCCCGGACTGGCGATGCCCCACGGTCGGCCGGAGGAGGGGGTGAAGCGCACGGGCTTTGCCTTAGTGACGCTCAAAACGCCGCTGGTGTTCAACCATGAGGAGAATGACCCGGTTGATATCCTGATCACGCTGGCGGCAGTGAATGCCCAAACGCACCAAGAGGTTGGGATTATGCAGGTGGTGAACCTGTTTGAGGATGAGGCCAATTTTGACCGCTTGCGCGCCTGCCGCACCGAAGAGGACGTGCTGGCGCTAATCGATGAAACCTCTGCGGCCGCGGCCGCCCGATAA
- a CDS encoding 3-keto-L-gulonate-6-phosphate decarboxylase UlaD: MTHALPLLQVALDNHSLSDAYRTTRLIAPEVDIIEVGTILCVAEGVRAVRDLKALYPEKIVLADAKIADAGQILARMCFEAHADWITVICCADINTAKGALAVAKEYGGDVQIELTGFWTWEQAAAWRDAGIRQVVYHRSRDAQAAGAAWSDADINAVRRLADMGFNVTVTGGLALEDLPLFQGIPVHVFIAGRSIRDAADPVAAARQFKRTIQQLWGQEGTCCTAQSR, from the coding sequence ATGACTCATGCTTTACCCCTGTTGCAGGTGGCGCTGGACAACCACTCCCTGAGCGACGCCTACCGCACGACCCGGCTGATTGCCCCAGAGGTCGATATCATTGAGGTCGGCACCATTCTCTGCGTGGCGGAGGGGGTGCGGGCGGTGCGTGACCTGAAGGCCCTCTACCCGGAAAAAATCGTGCTGGCTGACGCCAAAATCGCGGATGCTGGCCAGATTCTGGCGCGCATGTGCTTTGAGGCCCATGCCGACTGGATCACCGTGATCTGCTGCGCTGACATCAATACCGCGAAGGGCGCGCTGGCGGTCGCCAAGGAGTATGGCGGGGATGTGCAGATTGAACTGACGGGCTTCTGGACGTGGGAGCAGGCGGCTGCCTGGCGGGATGCTGGCATCCGTCAGGTGGTCTATCACCGTAGCCGCGATGCGCAGGCGGCGGGGGCGGCTTGGAGTGACGCGGACATTAACGCCGTCCGGCGGCTGGCCGATATGGGCTTCAACGTGACCGTTACCGGCGGGCTGGCGCTGGAGGATCTGCCGCTGTTCCAGGGAATCCCGGTGCATGTGTTTATCGCCGGGCGCAGTATCCGGGACGCCGCCGACCCGGTGGCCGCGGCGCGCCAATTTAAACGCACCATCCAGCAGCTTTGGGGGCAGGAGGGGACATGCTGCACCGCGCAGTCCCGCTAG
- a CDS encoding L-ribulose-5-phosphate 3-epimerase has product MLHRAVPLGIYEKALPGGEDWRARLQLAAELGFDFVEMSVDESDRRLARLSWTPAERLALVKAIADTGVRVPSLCLSAHRRFPLGAEQDAVRSQGLEILRQAIRLAQDVGIRVIQLAGYDVYYQQANDHTRERFREGLVQAVELASRAQVTLAMEIMDYPLMNSISKALGYAHYLNNPWFQLYPDIGNLSAWEHDVQMELEAGAGHIVAVHVKDTRPGEFKNVPFGAGVVDFTRCFTTLRASGYRGPYLIEMWSESAPDPIAEVKAARQWVCEKMRAAGLEIER; this is encoded by the coding sequence ATGCTGCACCGCGCAGTCCCGCTAGGGATCTATGAAAAGGCGCTGCCGGGCGGAGAGGATTGGCGCGCGCGCCTGCAACTGGCGGCAGAGCTAGGGTTTGATTTCGTTGAGATGTCAGTGGATGAGTCCGATCGCCGGCTGGCGCGGCTCTCCTGGACGCCAGCGGAGCGGCTGGCGCTGGTAAAAGCCATCGCAGACACCGGCGTGCGGGTGCCCTCTCTCTGCCTGAGCGCGCACCGGCGCTTTCCGCTTGGCGCGGAGCAGGATGCGGTACGCAGCCAGGGGCTGGAGATCCTGCGGCAAGCGATCCGGCTGGCGCAGGATGTCGGCATCCGGGTGATCCAACTGGCTGGTTATGACGTCTACTACCAGCAGGCGAATGACCACACCCGTGAGCGCTTCCGGGAGGGGCTGGTGCAGGCGGTGGAGCTGGCCAGTCGGGCGCAGGTGACGCTGGCGATGGAGATCATGGACTACCCATTGATGAACTCCATCAGCAAGGCGCTGGGGTATGCGCACTACCTGAATAACCCTTGGTTCCAGCTTTACCCGGATATCGGCAACCTCTCCGCGTGGGAGCATGACGTGCAGATGGAGCTGGAGGCAGGGGCGGGCCATATCGTCGCCGTGCATGTGAAAGATACCCGGCCAGGGGAGTTCAAGAACGTTCCGTTTGGCGCTGGCGTGGTGGATTTTACCCGCTGCTTCACCACCCTGAGGGCCAGCGGCTACCGCGGGCCTTACCTGATTGAGATGTGGAGCGAGAGCGCCCCTGACCCGATTGCGGAGGTTAAAGCCGCGCGGCAGTGGGTGTGTGAAAAGATGCGCGCCGCCGGA